AACTGAAGGGCATGCATTACGATATGCCGATCGCCAGTGCCCAGGTCAAATCCTGCCTGCTATTGGCGGGCATGTATGCGCAAGGCGAGACCAGCGTGACCGAACCGGCGCCAACCCGCGACCATACCGAGCGTATGCTGAACGGTTTCGGTTATCCGGTGGTGCGCGAAGGCAGTGCCGCCAAAATCGACAGCAATGGCAAGTTGACCGCCACCGAAATCGATGTGCCTAGCGACATTTCCTCGGCGGCGTTTTTTCTGGTGGGTGCCAGCATCGCGGCGGACTCCGATGTGACTTTGAAACACGTCGGTATCAATCCGACCCGTACCGGGGTGATCGATATTCTACGTTTGATGGGCGCCAATATCGAGGTGTTGAACCAGCGTGAAGTCGGCGGCGAGCCGGTTGCCGATTTGCGGGTGCGTTCGGCGCCGTTGAAAGGCATCGATATCCCCGAGCATTTGGTGCCGTTGGCGATAGATGAATTCCCGGTGTTATTCGTCGCAGCAGCCTGTGCCGAAGGCCAAACCGTGCTGACCGGTGCTGAGGAACTGCGGGTGAAGGAATCCGACCGCATTCAGGTGATGGCCGACGGTTTGCAAATACTGGGCGTCAATGCGCAGCCGACCAAGGACGGCATGGTGGTGCAGGGCGGCGGCAATATCGGCGGCGGCGAAGTCGATTCGCACGGCGATCATCGCATTGCGATGTCGTTTTCGATTGCCGGACTGCGTGCTTCCGCTCCGATTACCATTAAGGATTGCGCCAACGTCAATACGTCGTTTCCGGAATTCAGGCAATTGGCGACTCAATTGGGTTTGAATTTGAGCACGCTATAACATGAGTGTTCCAGTATTAACCATAGACGGCCCCAGCGGCGCCGGCAAAGGCACGGTCAGCCGTGCGGTCGCGAAAATTTTACAATGGCATTATCTGGACAGCGGCTCGATTTACCGCTCTTTGGCGATTGCCGTATTACAGGCTGGTATTGCACTGGACGACTTGGCGGCAATCACTCAAATTGCCAAAGGCATGCAGCTGGAATTCGATTGTGGCGAGGTTTTGACTGTTAGATTGAGTGGAGTCGATATTACATCGCAATTGGCGACGGAGACCACCGGTAATGCCGCGTCCATCGTGGCCGCTTATCCCGAGGTGCGCGCGATTTTGTTGCAGAAACAAAAGGATTTTCAACAGCTTCCCGGTTTGGTTGCAGATGGTCGGGATATGGGTAGCGTGGTATTCCCCGATGCGCAATTTAAAGTCTATTTGACGGCCAGTGCGGAAGAAAGGGCGAATCGGCGTTATAAGCAGTTGATTGAAAAGGGAATCGATGCTAACCTTTTGCAGATTACCCGAGAGATTGAAGAACGTGACCGCCGCGATAGCGAACGGGCCACTGCTCCTCTGACCGTGCCGGAAGGCGCGGTGACTATAGATTCCTCCAGTTTAAGCATCCAGCAGGTGATAGACGCGGTAATAAATTTAGTCCGTTAGGGCTTGATTGGCGACTGCCAAGAGGCAGTTATTTTTTAATTTTATTGATAAGAGAAAACTTGTTGGTGTCTTAACAAGTTTGGGAAAGTAGAGAAATGAGCGAAAGCTTTGCACAGTTATTAGAAGAGAGTTTTGCCAAGACTGAAATGCGTCCTGGCGCCATGTTAATGGGTACCGTGATCGATATCGAAAATGAATTCGTTATCGTCAGCACCCAAGCCAAGTCGGAAGGCGTTATTCCGAAATGGCAATTCTTAAATGCAGATGGCGATCTGGAAGTCAATGTCGGCGACGAAATCGAAGTTGCACTCGACATGTTCGAAGACGGCTTGGGTTCGACTCTGCTTTCCCGCGATAAAGCTAAGAAAAGCAAAGCCTGGGCTGAGCTGGAAAAAGCCTTTGAAACCCAAGAAACCGTTATCGGTCGTATCAACGGCAAAGTCCGCGGCGGCTTTACGGTTGCCGTCGGCGCCTTGCGTGCGTTCTTGCCGGGTTCCTTGGTTGATGTGCGTCCTATCCGCGATACTGCGTTTCTGGAAAACCGCGATCTGGAATTTAAAGTCATCAAAATCGACCAAAAGCGTAACAACGTTGTGTTGTCGCGCCGTGCGGTGGTTGAAAGCGAATACAGCGCAGAACGCGAAGAATTGGTTAAAACCCTGCAAGAAGGCGCTATCGTTTCCGGTATCGTCAAAAACCTTACCGACTACGGTGCGTTTATCGACCTGGGCGGCGTAGACGGTCTGCTGCATATTACCGATATGGCATGGCGTCGCGTACGTCACCCATCCGAGTGTGTGGAAATCGGCCAGGAAGTCAATGTTAAAGTCTTGAAATTCGACAAAGACAAAACCCGCGTATCGCTGGGCATGAAGCAAATGGAAGAAGATCCATGGCAAAACATTGCTCGCCGTTACCCTGCCGGTACTCGCGTATTCGGTAAAGTCAACAACCTGACCGATTACGGTTGCTTCGTGGAAATCGAAGAAGGTGTTGAAGGTCTGGTTCACGTTTCCGAAATGGATTGGACCAACAAAAACGTTAACCCGTCCAAAGTGGTTCAACTGGGTGACGAAGTCGAAGTCATGGTTTTGGAAATCGACGAAGAACGTCGTCGTATTTCACTGGGCATGAAACAATGCCGCTCAAACCCATGGGATGAATTTGCCGCCACTCACAACAAAGGCGACAAAATCAGCGGCAAAATCAAGTCCATCACCGACTTCGGCATCTTCATCGGTCTGGATGGCGGTATCGATGGTCTGGTACATATGTCCGACATTTCCTGGAACGAAAATGACGAAGAAGCCATTCGCAACTACAAAAAAGGCGATGAAGTCGAAACCGTTATTTTGGCCGTTGATCCAGAGCGCGAACGCATCTCGTTAGGTATCAAACAATTGGAACAAGATCCATTCCAAAACTATATTGCTTTGAACGAAAAAGGCGCATTGGTTAAAGGTACCGTTAAAGAAGTTGATGCCAAAGGTGCGGTTATTACCTTGGCCGACAACGTTGAAGGTTACCTGCGGGCCGCTGAAATTCAACGTGACCGGGTTGAAGATGCTCGTACCCTGTTGAAAGAAGGTGACGAAATCGAAGCAAAATTTGTCGGCGTCGACAAGAAAACCAAATCTATTTCTTTGTCTATCAAAGCCAAAGATGTGGAGGAAGAGTCAAACGCCATTAAAGATTACTCGCAACAAAGCGCAGGCACTGCGACATTGGGCGATATCTTTAAACAAATGGATAAATAAATCCGTGCCAGGGTGATGCTTTAGGGCGTCACCCTTTTTCGATTACTCAGGGTTGGATGTGACAAAATCAGAATTGATAGAGGTGTTGGCACGTAAACAGCCACATCTTCCGCTTAAAGATGTTGAGTTGGCAGTCAGATGCGTAGTCGATCATTTGAGCGACACACTAGCAAGTGGAGAGCGTATCGAAATTCGCGGGTTTGGTAGCTTTTCCTTGCATCATCGCTCGGCGCGATTGGGCAGGAATCCAAAAACCGGCGAGTCGGTATCTCTAACCGAAAAGCATGTGCCGCATTTTAAACCTGGAAAAGAATTGCGCGACATTGTTGATGCATCCAGGGAAAAGTTTAAAATCGTCGACTAAATTTTTAGCCGTAATTTACCATTCGGAGACAGGCAAAAGCCGTATACCCAACGCTTGTCTCTTTCGTTGCTTCCAGTCGTCACGACACTTACAGCTTATTAAACCGTCGTGAAACACTTCAGTCATCCTTTTCATTTCGATCCCAGTTACGGTTATACGCTGGAGCAATTACTTGCCGTTCAGCCTCCCGCGCCACCGGAAAATTTTGCGGCTTTTTGGCAAAGCCGATATCAAGCTATTCTTTCCATACATCCCTATTTTAATATGGGGCAATGCGGTTCGCATGCCGGGTTTAAAATTTTCGATATTCAATACCAGTCCAGCGATGATTTTACTATCGGCGGATGGCTGCTGGAGCCTGAACATCAGGCGGTAAAGCAGTGTATTGTTGTGGGTCACGGTTATGGCGGCAGGGATCAGCCGGACTATCATTTCAATATCCCGGAAACCGCGTTCTTGTTCCCCTGTTTTCGCGGACTTTCCAGAAGCCGTTCGCCGCGCCTTTCCGACCAACCTAACTTTCATGTGCTGCATGATATCGATGATCCGCATCGCTATGTGCTGGGCGGGTGTGTCGATGATCTATGGTTAGGTGTTAGCCTAATGCAGGCGTTATATCCGCAGGCTGCCGATAAAATCGCTTATATGGGGATTAGTTTCGGTGGCGGGATAGGTGCCTTGGCCTTACCCTGGGACAAGCGCATTGGACGGGCTCATCTGAATGTGCCCACTTTCGGCTGCCAGCCGTTACGATTGACTTTACCTACCATAGGCAGCGGTTCAGCGGTTACCGATTATGTGCAAAGACATAGTCATATTCCGGCAACCTTGGCTTATTATGATGCCGCTATTGCCGCTACTTTCGCTGTGCAACCGATTCACGTGGCGGCCGCCCTGTTTGATCCCATGGTTGCACCTCCCGGGCAATTTGCCATTTATAATGCCTGGGCAGGGCCGAAATCCTTATTTGTCCTGGATGCCGGACATTTTGAGTACCCTCGGCAAGAACAGCAAAATCAGCAGCTGCTATGGCGTTTGCAGACGTTTTTTGGAGATTGGTCAAACTAAACTATGAACCGAGAATATCATCACTGGTATAGCCCCCGCTTAGGACGGGATATGGAATTTCTGGTATTTGGGCATGCGGGCGCCAAAGTGTTGGTATTTCCCACTCGGGACGGCCGTTTTTACGAATACGAGAATCTCAGAATAGTTGAAACCCTACAGCACAAAATCGATGCGGGGCATTTGCAGCTGTTTTGCGTCGACAGTATTGATCACGAGTCCTTTTATTGTTTTTGGTCTCAGCCGAAAGACCGCATTCAGCGGCATATGCAATTCGAGGAATATGTTCTGCATGAGGTCATGCCGTTCATGGAGGCCAAA
This sequence is a window from Methylomonas methanica MC09. Protein-coding genes within it:
- the rpsA gene encoding 30S ribosomal protein S1 is translated as MSESFAQLLEESFAKTEMRPGAMLMGTVIDIENEFVIVSTQAKSEGVIPKWQFLNADGDLEVNVGDEIEVALDMFEDGLGSTLLSRDKAKKSKAWAELEKAFETQETVIGRINGKVRGGFTVAVGALRAFLPGSLVDVRPIRDTAFLENRDLEFKVIKIDQKRNNVVLSRRAVVESEYSAEREELVKTLQEGAIVSGIVKNLTDYGAFIDLGGVDGLLHITDMAWRRVRHPSECVEIGQEVNVKVLKFDKDKTRVSLGMKQMEEDPWQNIARRYPAGTRVFGKVNNLTDYGCFVEIEEGVEGLVHVSEMDWTNKNVNPSKVVQLGDEVEVMVLEIDEERRRISLGMKQCRSNPWDEFAATHNKGDKISGKIKSITDFGIFIGLDGGIDGLVHMSDISWNENDEEAIRNYKKGDEVETVILAVDPERERISLGIKQLEQDPFQNYIALNEKGALVKGTVKEVDAKGAVITLADNVEGYLRAAEIQRDRVEDARTLLKEGDEIEAKFVGVDKKTKSISLSIKAKDVEEESNAIKDYSQQSAGTATLGDIFKQMDK
- the aroA gene encoding 3-phosphoshikimate 1-carboxyvinyltransferase — translated: MSQSITFQVQPGGSLRGEIRVPGDKSMSHRSIMLGSIAEGVTHVRGFLNAEDAMSTLEAFRAMGVEIEGPVNGEVTIHGVGKHGLKAPTKPLYLGNSGTSMRLLSGLLAGQSFDCTLTGDKSLESRPMKRVTVPLAQMGAVIETQENGTAPLHIKGQAGKLKGMHYDMPIASAQVKSCLLLAGMYAQGETSVTEPAPTRDHTERMLNGFGYPVVREGSAAKIDSNGKLTATEIDVPSDISSAAFFLVGASIAADSDVTLKHVGINPTRTGVIDILRLMGANIEVLNQREVGGEPVADLRVRSAPLKGIDIPEHLVPLAIDEFPVLFVAAACAEGQTVLTGAEELRVKESDRIQVMADGLQILGVNAQPTKDGMVVQGGGNIGGGEVDSHGDHRIAMSFSIAGLRASAPITIKDCANVNTSFPEFRQLATQLGLNLSTL
- a CDS encoding integration host factor subunit beta, with product MTKSELIEVLARKQPHLPLKDVELAVRCVVDHLSDTLASGERIEIRGFGSFSLHHRSARLGRNPKTGESVSLTEKHVPHFKPGKELRDIVDASREKFKIVD
- a CDS encoding acetylxylan esterase, giving the protein MKHFSHPFHFDPSYGYTLEQLLAVQPPAPPENFAAFWQSRYQAILSIHPYFNMGQCGSHAGFKIFDIQYQSSDDFTIGGWLLEPEHQAVKQCIVVGHGYGGRDQPDYHFNIPETAFLFPCFRGLSRSRSPRLSDQPNFHVLHDIDDPHRYVLGGCVDDLWLGVSLMQALYPQAADKIAYMGISFGGGIGALALPWDKRIGRAHLNVPTFGCQPLRLTLPTIGSGSAVTDYVQRHSHIPATLAYYDAAIAATFAVQPIHVAAALFDPMVAPPGQFAIYNAWAGPKSLFVLDAGHFEYPRQEQQNQQLLWRLQTFFGDWSN
- the cmk gene encoding (d)CMP kinase, whose amino-acid sequence is MSVPVLTIDGPSGAGKGTVSRAVAKILQWHYLDSGSIYRSLAIAVLQAGIALDDLAAITQIAKGMQLEFDCGEVLTVRLSGVDITSQLATETTGNAASIVAAYPEVRAILLQKQKDFQQLPGLVADGRDMGSVVFPDAQFKVYLTASAEERANRRYKQLIEKGIDANLLQITREIEERDRRDSERATAPLTVPEGAVTIDSSSLSIQQVIDAVINLVR